The Alphaproteobacteria bacterium sequence TCGCCAGCACCACGGCCAGAAAGCCCATGATGGTCGAGGCGCCGAGCAGCGCCGGCCCGGCCGAGATCAGCGCGCCGAGCACCACCACGCCGGAAATGGCGTTGGAGACCGACATCAGCGGCGCGTGCAGCGCCGGCGTCACCTTCCAGACCACGTAATAGCCGACGAAGCAGGCCATGGCGAACACGGTCAGGCCGAAAATGAACGGGTCGACGCCGCCGGCGCCGGTGTGCGCCATGCTTGTTGCCTGATTGGCGAGCGCGGCCGCATCGCCGGAAATGTCCTTGGCCTGCAAGGCAAGGTCGTGCAGCCGGCCGGACAGCGCCGCGGCCTGGTCGGTCAACTTGGCGGGATCCGCCCCTGCCATCGCCATGACGCTACTCCTTCTTTTCCAGCAGGACCGGGTTGGTGATCGCTCCATCGCGGCAGATCAGGGCCGAGGAGACGATTTCGTCCTCCCAGTCGATCTTGAGCGCGCCCGCGTCCTTGTCGACCAGCGGGGTGAGGAAATTCACGATGTTGCGCGCATAGAGGGCGCTGGCGTCGGTGGCCACCCGTCCCGGCAGGTTCGGGTCGCCGACGATCAGCACGCCCTTGTGGTTGACCGTCTCGCCCGCGACCGAGGGCTGGACATTGCCGCCCTGTTCCACCGCCATGTCGACGACGATGGAGCCGGCGCGCATGGTCTCGACCATCTCCGTCGACAGCAGCAGCGGCGCCGGCCGGCCGGGGATCAGGGCGGTGGTGATGACGATATCGGTGCGCGGCAGCACCTCCATCAGCTTTTCCGCCTGCCGCACCCGGTAGTCGCTGGACATTTCGCGGGCATAGCCGCCCTGGGTTTCCGCCGACCTGGTCTCCATCGTGGTGACGTCGACGAAAGTGGCGCCCAGGGATTCCACCTGCTCCTTGGCGGCGGGGCGCACGTCCATGGCCGAGACGACCGCGCCCAGGCGCCTGGCGGTGGCGATGGCCTGGAGGCCGGCGACGCCGGCGCCCAGCACCAGCACCCGGGCCGGCGCGACGGTGCCTGCGGCGGTCACCATCATCGGGAAGCCGCGGCCAAAGCGGGCGGCGGCCTGGAGCACCGCCGCATAGCCGGCCAGGTTCGCCTGGCTGGAGAGCGCGTCCATGCCCTGGGCCC is a genomic window containing:
- a CDS encoding NAD(P) transhydrogenase subunit alpha, whose protein sequence is MAGADPAKLTDQAAALSGRLHDLALQAKDISGDAAALANQATSMAHTGAGGVDPFIFGLTVFAMACFVGYYVVWKVTPALHAPLMSVSNAISGVVVLGALISAGPALLGASTIMGFLAVVLASVNIFGGFIITHRMLDMFKKKS
- a CDS encoding Re/Si-specific NAD(P)(+) transhydrogenase subunit alpha, which encodes MKFFVPQEPASESRTAISPDAVKRLAGLGIETVVESGAGLAAGMPDAVLADAGATIAGAAAAARAEADIVAVVRPPEPEALAGMKPGALLVGLLSPYADHARLQAYAEAGVTAFAFEFIPRISRAQGMDALSSQANLAGYAAVLQAAARFGRGFPMMVTAAGTVAPARVLVLGAGVAGLQAIATARRLGAVVSAMDVRPAAKEQVESLGATFVDVTTMETRSAETQGGYAREMSSDYRVRQAEKLMEVLPRTDIVITTALIPGRPAPLLLSTEMVETMRAGSIVVDMAVEQGGNVQPSVAGETVNHKGVLIVGDPNLPGRVATDASALYARNIVNFLTPLVDKDAGALKIDWEDEIVSSALICRDGAITNPVLLEKKE